The Triplophysa rosa linkage group LG3, Trosa_1v2, whole genome shotgun sequence genome has a segment encoding these proteins:
- the rbpms2a gene encoding RNA-binding protein, mRNA-processing factor 2a isoform X2 — protein MSLKSDSETNTSVSLEEEVRTLFVSGLPVDIKPRELYLLFRPFKGYEGSLIKLTSKQPVGFVTFDSRSGAEAAKNALNGIRFDPESPQTLRLEFAKANTKMAKSKLMATPNPSNLHPALGAHFIARDPYDLTGAALIPASPEAWAPYPLYTAELTPGLPHGAFTYPAAAAAAALHAQMRWYPSPSESSQPGWKSRQFC, from the exons ATGAGTCTGAAGTCAGATTCAGAGACGAACACCAGTGTTTCATTAGAGGAGGAG GTACGAACGCTCTTTGTCAGCGGCCTGCCTGTCGACATCAAACCACGTGAACTTTACCTGCTGTTTAGACCCTTCAAG GGATATGAAGGATCTCTCATAAAACTGACCTCAAAACAG CCCGTGGGCTTTGTTACCTTTGACAGCAGGTCTGGGGCTGAAGCGGCGAAGAATGCGCTGAAC GGAATCCGTTTTGATCCAGAGAGTCCTCAAACGCTGCGTTTGGAGTTTGCTAAAGCCAACACGAAGATGGCGAAGAGTAAACTGATGGCCACACCGAACCCGTCCAACCTGCATCCGGCTCTTGGTGCGCACTTCATCGCTCGAGACCCTT ATGACCTGACGGGGGCAGCACTGATCCCCGCATCCCCTGAGGCGTGGGCTCCGTATCCACTGTACACCGCTGAACTGACCCCAGGCCTGCCTCACGGCGCCTTCACTTATCCTGCTGCTGCTGCAGCCGCTGCCCTGCACGCCCAG ATGCGCTGGTATCCATCTCCATCTGAGAGCTCTCAGCCAGGATGGAAGTCACGCCAATTCTGTTAA
- the rbpms2a gene encoding RNA-binding protein, mRNA-processing factor 2a isoform X1, translating to MSLKSDSETNTSVSLEEEVRTLFVSGLPVDIKPRELYLLFRPFKGYEGSLIKLTSKQSVFLSILQPVGFVTFDSRSGAEAAKNALNGIRFDPESPQTLRLEFAKANTKMAKSKLMATPNPSNLHPALGAHFIARDPYDLTGAALIPASPEAWAPYPLYTAELTPGLPHGAFTYPAAAAAAALHAQMRWYPSPSESSQPGWKSRQFC from the exons ATGAGTCTGAAGTCAGATTCAGAGACGAACACCAGTGTTTCATTAGAGGAGGAG GTACGAACGCTCTTTGTCAGCGGCCTGCCTGTCGACATCAAACCACGTGAACTTTACCTGCTGTTTAGACCCTTCAAG GGATATGAAGGATCTCTCATAAAACTGACCTCAAAACAG TCTGTGTTTCTGTCCATCCTCCAGCCCGTGGGCTTTGTTACCTTTGACAGCAGGTCTGGGGCTGAAGCGGCGAAGAATGCGCTGAAC GGAATCCGTTTTGATCCAGAGAGTCCTCAAACGCTGCGTTTGGAGTTTGCTAAAGCCAACACGAAGATGGCGAAGAGTAAACTGATGGCCACACCGAACCCGTCCAACCTGCATCCGGCTCTTGGTGCGCACTTCATCGCTCGAGACCCTT ATGACCTGACGGGGGCAGCACTGATCCCCGCATCCCCTGAGGCGTGGGCTCCGTATCCACTGTACACCGCTGAACTGACCCCAGGCCTGCCTCACGGCGCCTTCACTTATCCTGCTGCTGCTGCAGCCGCTGCCCTGCACGCCCAG ATGCGCTGGTATCCATCTCCATCTGAGAGCTCTCAGCCAGGATGGAAGTCACGCCAATTCTGTTAA